In one window of Candidatus Scalindua sp. DNA:
- the gcvPB gene encoding aminomethyl-transferring glycine dehydrogenase subunit GcvPB has product MKLLNEKTKTGSSSFHVRELDIKSNIPEDLQRTDLTIPELPEVEIVRHYTNLGRSNFGVDNGFYPLGSCTMKYNPKINEVVANRPEFIIHPLSRNNKVPLEIIYELEKYLCEITGMDSFSTQPAAGAHGELTGIMIMKAYFEKRGEERTTVIIPDSAHGTNPASVSLCGYQPVQVQSSSSGGIDLVDLRQKMDSHVVGIMITNPNTLGIFDENILEITKIIHDHGGLCYLDGANMNPMLGIVKPRDFGIDLMHLNLHKTFSTPHGGGGPGAGPVGVIKELERFLPNPRVNQKLEFEDSEESIGRVHSFYGNFSILLRAYSYIRSIGPAGLRNVAENAVLNANYMKEKLKKHYHLQYDRVCQHEFVIDDSLMPNNVTTNDIAKRLIDFGFHPPTIYFPLIVKGAMMIEPTETETKENLDAFIDAMRVIKEEAGDDPQKLKNAPLHGPIGRLDTVRAARKPNLKWCTDEA; this is encoded by the coding sequence ATGAAATTACTCAATGAAAAAACGAAAACAGGGAGTAGCTCTTTCCATGTCAGGGAGTTAGACATAAAGAGTAATATTCCAGAAGATTTGCAGAGAACGGACCTTACTATTCCGGAGCTTCCTGAAGTTGAAATTGTGAGACATTACACGAATCTTGGTAGATCTAACTTCGGCGTTGACAATGGTTTCTACCCTTTGGGAAGCTGCACGATGAAATATAATCCCAAAATAAATGAGGTAGTTGCAAATCGTCCGGAATTTATCATACACCCCTTATCAAGAAATAACAAAGTTCCGCTTGAAATCATCTATGAATTAGAGAAGTATCTTTGTGAGATTACGGGAATGGATTCCTTTTCGACGCAACCCGCTGCAGGCGCTCATGGTGAATTGACGGGAATCATGATAATGAAGGCTTATTTTGAGAAGAGAGGAGAGGAGCGTACAACTGTCATTATTCCGGATTCCGCCCACGGAACAAACCCCGCCTCTGTTTCTCTGTGCGGTTATCAACCTGTGCAAGTGCAATCAAGTTCATCAGGTGGAATTGACCTGGTTGACCTGCGCCAAAAAATGGATAGCCATGTAGTCGGCATCATGATAACAAACCCAAACACCTTGGGAATATTTGATGAAAATATTTTAGAAATCACAAAGATCATTCATGATCACGGCGGGCTCTGCTATCTTGATGGCGCCAATATGAATCCAATGCTTGGAATTGTTAAACCAAGGGATTTCGGCATTGACCTCATGCATCTTAATCTCCACAAGACATTTTCCACTCCCCATGGAGGTGGTGGGCCGGGAGCCGGTCCTGTTGGCGTTATAAAAGAGCTGGAAAGATTTCTGCCGAATCCAAGAGTAAATCAGAAACTGGAGTTCGAGGATTCGGAGGAATCTATCGGAAGAGTGCACTCCTTTTACGGGAATTTCAGTATTCTTCTCAGGGCGTACTCTTACATACGGTCTATCGGACCTGCTGGCCTGAGGAACGTTGCAGAAAATGCAGTCTTAAATGCCAATTACATGAAGGAAAAACTCAAGAAGCATTACCATTTGCAATATGATCGGGTCTGCCAGCATGAATTTGTAATCGACGATAGCCTGATGCCGAACAACGTGACAACAAATGATATCGCCAAGCGGCTTATTGATTTCGGTTTTCACCCCCCAACCATCTACTTTCCTTTAATTGTTAAAGGAGCCATGATGATTGAACCTACTGAAACCGAGACAAAAGAGAATTTAGATGCCTTCATAGATGCAATGAGGGTAATTAAGGAGGAGGCTGGAGACGATCCACAGAAACTGAAGAATGCACCTTTACATGGACCGATTGGAAGGCTCGATACTGTCCGTGCGGCTCGGAAACCAAACTTGAAATGGTGTACGGATGAGGCGTAG
- the gcvPA gene encoding aminomethyl-transferring glycine dehydrogenase subunit GcvPA — MDYTANTDRERESMLREIGVKDVMDLFHDIPKKLVLSKPLETPGPFSEFELLGELNKISQKNKQLLSFLGGGNYNHYIPSTVKAITSRGEFSTAYTPYQPEISQGTLQAIYEYQSMICEITGMDVSNASLYDGATSLAEAMIVATKIKGKKRVLVSKTINPFYREVLKTYANAGDLELREVDCQNGLTSDFDTEGSSAILIQNPNFFGLIEDLNAIRERARDILLITSTTEPLSWAILQPFANSDVDIVTAEGQSFGNPMNFGGPGLGIFATKKGYVRQMPGRLVGKTVDIHGTRGFALTLCTREQHIRREKATSNICTNQGLCALAAAVYLVTYGGNIGKLARLNNQLAVYFSHKLQQIEGIELVFNTPFFNEFVVRINKAILAKLTNMEIGINLEKYYPDLRDCYLVCCTEMTPKEVIDRVIHEITQ, encoded by the coding sequence ATGGACTACACGGCAAATACTGATAGAGAGAGAGAATCAATGTTGCGGGAAATCGGTGTTAAAGACGTTATGGATCTCTTCCACGACATTCCCAAAAAACTTGTCTTATCAAAACCGTTAGAAACACCAGGCCCATTCTCAGAATTTGAATTGTTGGGAGAATTAAATAAAATATCACAAAAAAATAAACAGCTGCTGTCTTTCCTGGGGGGAGGCAATTATAATCACTATATTCCCTCTACAGTAAAAGCAATAACCTCAAGAGGCGAGTTCAGTACAGCGTACACTCCGTATCAGCCAGAAATTAGCCAGGGGACACTTCAGGCGATCTATGAATATCAAAGTATGATATGTGAAATAACGGGTATGGATGTTTCGAATGCTTCGTTGTACGATGGAGCTACCAGTCTTGCCGAGGCAATGATCGTTGCAACAAAGATAAAGGGGAAAAAGCGGGTTCTCGTTTCAAAGACAATTAACCCTTTTTATCGAGAAGTCCTGAAAACTTATGCAAATGCAGGTGATTTAGAGTTGAGAGAAGTTGATTGTCAGAATGGTTTAACCTCTGACTTTGATACAGAGGGCTCATCTGCAATATTAATTCAGAATCCAAATTTTTTTGGTTTGATAGAAGACCTCAATGCAATCAGAGAAAGAGCCAGAGATATATTGCTCATTACTTCAACTACTGAACCCCTGAGTTGGGCTATACTGCAGCCTTTCGCAAACAGTGATGTTGACATCGTAACCGCAGAGGGACAATCTTTTGGAAATCCAATGAATTTCGGTGGTCCGGGGCTGGGTATCTTTGCAACAAAAAAAGGGTATGTCAGACAGATGCCGGGGAGACTCGTGGGCAAAACCGTAGACATCCACGGTACAAGAGGTTTCGCTCTGACTCTCTGCACAAGAGAGCAGCATATAAGGAGAGAAAAAGCGACAAGTAACATCTGCACAAACCAGGGGTTGTGCGCGCTGGCCGCCGCTGTCTATCTTGTTACCTATGGGGGAAATATAGGTAAACTAGCCAGGCTCAATAATCAATTAGCGGTCTATTTTTCACATAAGTTACAACAAATTGAAGGTATCGAGCTGGTATTCAATACTCCTTTTTTCAACGAATTTGTGGTGAGAATCAACAAGGCTATTCTGGCAAAATTGACCAATATGGAGATTGGTATTAATTTAGAAAAATATTACCCTGATCTCAGGGACTGTTATCTTGTCTGCTGTACTGAAATGACACCGAAAGAGGTTATTGATAGGGTTATTCATGAAATTACTCAATGA
- the gcvH gene encoding glycine cleavage system protein GcvH, with amino-acid sequence MEIPIGLKYSKDHEWIKIEGDVAIVGITDYAQEKLTDIVFVELPEIGKQVEQDGNLCVVESVKSVSDVLSPIGGEIVEVNGRLENEPELVNKEPFKGGWIVKLKIKDKNELDNLLTEAEYETFVTEKE; translated from the coding sequence GTGGAAATCCCAATAGGGCTTAAATACAGTAAGGATCACGAATGGATAAAAATTGAAGGTGATGTCGCAATTGTTGGAATTACTGATTATGCACAGGAGAAACTTACAGATATCGTGTTTGTAGAATTACCTGAAATTGGCAAGCAGGTTGAGCAGGATGGAAACCTTTGTGTTGTTGAAAGTGTAAAATCTGTGAGTGACGTTTTAAGCCCCATCGGTGGTGAAATAGTTGAGGTAAATGGACGTCTTGAAAATGAGCCGGAGCTGGTAAATAAGGAACCATTTAAAGGTGGCTGGATTGTTAAATTAAAAATTAAAGACAAAAATGAGCTCGATAATCTGCTGACAGAAGCGGAATATGAGACATTTGTTACTGAGAAAGAATAA
- a CDS encoding adenosylcobinamide-GDP ribazoletransferase, which yields MKDFIWTLQFLSVVPITTGNEKRVPRISHIAFWFPIVGACMGIVLTCLYLLVLQLFPNQIADAIILIAYIAMTGGFHLDGFADSCDGLLGGNNREKRLEIMRDSRVGTYGVICLITTIGLKYLCLVSIDPKNMVGISFFIGQDSVERLGPTFFYACEKGKILLFMCVLGRWSQILCASFSPYARDGEGTGRIIIETINLKHLLISSCIPGILIFFFCGLKSIYVLFIVLIVCLMFTSYVKGKIGGMTGDTLGAANEISELTVLLSFLII from the coding sequence TTGAAAGATTTTATCTGGACACTGCAATTTTTATCGGTTGTACCAATAACCACGGGCAATGAAAAAAGAGTTCCCAGGATATCACATATTGCATTCTGGTTTCCCATAGTTGGTGCCTGCATGGGTATTGTGTTGACATGTCTCTATCTTCTGGTACTTCAACTGTTTCCAAACCAAATCGCCGATGCTATAATCTTGATAGCCTATATTGCCATGACGGGCGGATTTCATCTTGACGGCTTTGCTGACAGCTGTGACGGTTTGCTTGGTGGCAATAACAGGGAGAAGAGACTTGAGATAATGCGCGACAGTAGAGTGGGAACCTATGGGGTAATATGCCTGATAACAACCATTGGTTTAAAATATTTATGTCTTGTATCAATTGATCCCAAAAATATGGTTGGAATATCTTTCTTCATTGGTCAGGATAGCGTTGAAAGATTAGGCCCTACTTTTTTCTATGCCTGTGAAAAAGGAAAGATACTCCTGTTTATGTGCGTCCTCGGTCGTTGGTCTCAGATTCTCTGTGCCTCGTTTTCTCCTTATGCCAGAGACGGAGAAGGAACTGGCCGGATAATAATTGAAACCATCAACCTTAAACATCTACTCATCTCTTCATGTATCCCCGGAATTCTTATTTTTTTCTTTTGTGGTCTGAAAAGTATTTATGTATTATTTATTGTCCTGATTGTCTGTCTCATGTTTACCTCCTATGTGAAAGGAAAGATTGGAGGTATGACAGGAGATACCTTGGGTGCGGCAAACGAGATAAGTGAGCTAACGGTCCTTCTTTCCTTTTTAATCATATAA
- the cobU gene encoding bifunctional adenosylcobinamide kinase/adenosylcobinamide-phosphate guanylyltransferase produces the protein MAKLTFIIGGTRSGKSAFAMQIADKHQKVCYVATARSSQSAAINDDEMLQRIRKHQENRPADWKTLEAPLELDKAISGLDEVYDVVLIDCITLYVTNMFLEDFKMKEQEGNIIDAINRLCIVCKEISSHVIIVTSEVGQGVVPDNLLARRFRDIAGHVNQLIAKKADTVFLVTAGIETKIK, from the coding sequence ATGGCGAAATTAACATTCATTATTGGTGGTACCAGAAGCGGAAAGTCTGCATTTGCCATGCAAATTGCTGATAAACACCAAAAGGTCTGTTATGTTGCAACTGCCCGTTCATCACAAAGCGCAGCTATCAATGATGATGAGATGCTTCAAAGGATAAGAAAACATCAAGAGAACAGACCCGCTGACTGGAAAACATTAGAAGCACCGCTGGAACTCGACAAGGCCATCTCTGGACTTGATGAGGTATATGATGTTGTACTTATCGATTGCATTACTCTTTATGTTACAAATATGTTTCTGGAAGATTTCAAAATGAAAGAGCAAGAAGGAAACATAATTGATGCAATAAATCGATTATGTATTGTTTGCAAGGAGATATCCTCTCATGTTATCATAGTTACCAGTGAAGTTGGCCAGGGTGTTGTACCGGACAACCTGTTAGCCAGGAGATTTCGAGATATTGCCGGACATGTTAACCAGTTGATCGCAAAAAAGGCAGATACGGTATTTCTCGTAACTGCCGGAATCGAAACGAAGATTAAGTAG
- the fsa gene encoding fructose-6-phosphate aldolase, producing the protein MKFFIDTADVEQIREAESLGILDGVTTNPTLVSKTGRPFKEILEDICSIVKGPVSAEVVSTDVKGILQEARNLAKIADNIVVKVPLIKEGLKAVKILTSEGIHVNVTLCFSSNQALLAAKVGATYISPFVGRLDDKGHTGMDVIDEIRTIYDNYGFETQIIVASVRTPLHVRDAALMGADIATIPFDVFNKIVQHPLTDDGLKNFLADWEKVPK; encoded by the coding sequence ATGAAATTTTTTATTGATACTGCAGATGTAGAACAGATAAGGGAGGCAGAAAGCTTGGGGATTTTAGATGGGGTTACCACTAATCCCACATTAGTATCGAAAACAGGACGACCATTTAAAGAGATTCTTGAAGATATATGTTCAATTGTGAAGGGCCCTGTAAGTGCTGAAGTGGTCAGCACAGATGTAAAAGGGATACTTCAGGAAGCGAGAAATCTGGCGAAGATTGCTGATAACATCGTCGTCAAAGTCCCCCTGATTAAAGAAGGACTTAAGGCGGTAAAGATTCTCACATCAGAAGGTATACACGTAAACGTTACCCTCTGTTTTTCTTCAAATCAGGCTCTACTTGCTGCAAAGGTGGGGGCTACCTACATCAGCCCCTTTGTGGGAAGACTAGATGATAAGGGACATACGGGGATGGATGTTATAGATGAAATTCGCACCATTTATGACAACTATGGGTTTGAGACACAGATAATTGTCGCAAGTGTGAGAACGCCCCTGCATGTCAGGGATGCGGCACTCATGGGTGCCGACATTGCCACAATACCGTTTGATGTCTTTAATAAAATAGTACAACACCCACTGACTGATGACGGATTGAAGAATTTTCTTGCAGACTGGGAAAAGGTTCCGAAATAG
- a CDS encoding PilZ domain-containing protein produces MENNINRCILNGKFSLCREASLHYISQLQECVNRFKRGETDAAESLEKCGKILSQITDPEFPFFAVRHYRELFLFILYQLPKASSHEKATASESQEPLNGKLSNISRIREREKRKYQRVKLPFPVMFRLRKKIFPSFWNMATTEDLGTMGMLFHYKNVLKTDSLLDLKIGISQTTRTINCIGKIIRTINHPDTTRPGMAIQFVYIGESERITLNQLITKHSP; encoded by the coding sequence ATGGAAAATAATATAAACAGATGTATTCTGAATGGAAAATTTTCTCTCTGTCGGGAAGCCAGCCTGCATTACATCTCACAACTGCAGGAGTGTGTAAACCGGTTTAAGAGAGGGGAAACTGATGCAGCGGAATCTCTAGAAAAGTGCGGAAAAATTTTGAGTCAAATTACCGATCCAGAATTCCCCTTTTTCGCAGTGAGGCACTATAGAGAGCTTTTCTTATTTATTCTCTACCAGCTTCCAAAAGCATCATCACATGAAAAAGCTACGGCAAGCGAATCTCAAGAACCACTCAATGGTAAATTAAGCAACATTTCTCGTATCAGGGAGAGAGAAAAGAGAAAATACCAAAGAGTCAAGCTGCCATTTCCGGTCATGTTCCGATTGAGAAAAAAAATATTTCCTTCTTTCTGGAATATGGCAACAACCGAAGATTTAGGAACAATGGGTATGCTTTTCCATTATAAAAATGTCCTCAAAACAGACTCACTTCTTGACTTAAAAATAGGTATTTCTCAAACCACACGAACCATAAATTGTATCGGGAAAATAATACGAACGATCAACCACCCAGATACTACCCGGCCCGGTATGGCAATTCAATTTGTTTACATTGGTGAAAGTGAAAGAATAACGCTCAATCAGCTTATTACGAAACATTCTCCATAG
- a CDS encoding HD-GYP domain-containing protein, giving the protein MNSKAKALLKNNQELLIVFLLVVITGLIYFLSNNHYFLATNQRALLDFFYLPILLGAYFFGKKHATYSAFLSVLMVFSMAYFIENNFLNKDFTNSTLSKWTEITTWGCFLILTGYTMGTLYEKKETYYKELGSTYQGIVTMLSLLIDSVDKYTQNHSYRVSKYAEQIAKDIGLTTLEIEDIRIAALLHDLGKIGVSVEILNKLGSLSSEEKMEMNSHTQKASDLLEPVQGRVLKILPLIVNHHEKYDGNGYNTLIGDSIPMGAKIIAIADVYDALTTDRPYRKALSPLEGKKEILRGAGTDFDPEIVKHFEHIFPKLNVEEPLIN; this is encoded by the coding sequence GTGAACAGTAAAGCAAAGGCACTTCTGAAAAATAATCAAGAGCTTCTAATCGTATTTCTCTTAGTAGTTATTACTGGATTAATCTATTTTCTTTCAAACAATCACTACTTTCTCGCTACAAATCAAAGGGCGCTCCTTGATTTTTTCTACCTACCCATCCTCTTAGGAGCCTATTTCTTTGGGAAGAAACACGCAACATATTCTGCGTTTTTGTCAGTACTTATGGTGTTTTCCATGGCATATTTTATCGAAAACAACTTTTTAAATAAAGATTTTACGAACAGCACGCTATCAAAATGGACAGAAATTACCACGTGGGGTTGTTTTCTTATATTAACCGGCTATACGATGGGTACCCTTTATGAAAAGAAAGAAACCTACTATAAGGAGCTGGGTTCCACGTATCAGGGAATCGTCACAATGCTTTCCCTTTTAATAGATTCTGTGGACAAATACACACAAAATCACTCCTATCGTGTCTCGAAATACGCAGAGCAGATAGCAAAGGATATCGGTCTGACTACTTTAGAGATTGAGGATATAAGGATAGCGGCGCTTCTTCATGACCTTGGAAAGATTGGTGTTAGTGTAGAAATTCTCAATAAGTTAGGGTCACTTTCTTCTGAAGAAAAAATGGAGATGAACAGCCACACTCAAAAGGCTTCGGACCTATTAGAACCGGTACAAGGCAGAGTACTCAAGATACTTCCTTTGATAGTGAACCACCATGAAAAGTATGATGGAAATGGATACAATACCTTAATAGGGGATTCTATTCCGATGGGTGCGAAAATAATTGCTATAGCAGATGTATATGATGCATTGACTACTGACAGGCCTTATAGAAAGGCCCTTTCACCCTTAGAGGGAAAGAAGGAGATACTCAGAGGTGCCGGCACTGACTTTGACCCTGAAATTGTGAAACATTTTGAGCATATCTTTCCAAAACTAAATGTAGAGGAACCATTGATTAATTAA
- a CDS encoding ABC transporter ATP-binding protein/permease gives MERKSAPLQRLIQYARPYKRKIWIATIFSILNKLFDLAPPVLIGAAVDIVVRREGSIFGLVGIENLRTQLYLLSAITFIIWASESFFEYRYKIYWRNLAQTVQHHLRLDAYNHIQELELEYFEERHTGCLMAVLNDDINQLERFLDTGANDIIQVITTVVVISTSFFLLSPQVGLFAMIPIPVILIFSLKYQKKLEPRYADMREKVGVLNGQLANNLTGIAVIKSYTNEQYESERIKDSSIKYQEANRHAITLSSAFSPLIRMVIVAAFISMLIVGGIQTLEGRLEVAAYSVVVFLIQRLLWPLTRLGETFDHYQRVMASTARVLDLLDTPRRIVSGKKRLEAGKIKGEIFFDNISFGYKGRSLILKDFSVRIHAGQTIAFVGTTGAGKSTLIKLLLRFYDTQEGKIILDGIDIKELNLKDLRSGIGLVSQDTFLTDGTIRENIAYGKPDTPLNQIIDAAKLAEVHEFSCSLQDGYDTRVGERGQQLSGGQRQRVSIARVVLKNPSILIFDEATSSVDNETEGAIQRSLEKLMNGRTTIIIAHRLSTIRNVDRIYLLENGRIAEQGVHEDLIALDNGKYAALWKLQTGEAGTGREIAGR, from the coding sequence ATGGAGAGAAAATCTGCGCCCTTACAGAGACTGATCCAGTACGCAAGGCCGTACAAGAGAAAAATCTGGATTGCTACAATATTTTCTATTCTCAATAAACTTTTTGATCTTGCACCTCCTGTTCTCATAGGAGCGGCAGTGGACATTGTAGTAAGGCGGGAAGGTTCAATCTTCGGTTTAGTGGGGATTGAAAATCTGAGAACACAATTATATCTCTTAAGTGCCATTACATTTATCATCTGGGCTTCTGAATCCTTTTTTGAATATCGATACAAAATTTATTGGCGTAATCTTGCCCAGACAGTACAGCATCATCTGAGACTTGATGCCTACAATCATATTCAGGAGCTGGAACTGGAATATTTTGAAGAGAGGCATACGGGTTGTTTGATGGCCGTACTCAATGACGACATCAATCAACTTGAACGGTTTCTTGATACCGGTGCCAATGACATCATTCAAGTTATTACGACCGTTGTTGTAATTAGTACCTCATTCTTTCTTCTTTCTCCTCAGGTTGGCCTTTTTGCAATGATTCCTATTCCCGTAATCCTTATTTTTTCTCTAAAATATCAGAAAAAATTGGAACCTCGCTATGCAGACATGCGTGAAAAGGTGGGAGTACTAAACGGACAGCTTGCCAATAATCTTACGGGGATTGCGGTGATTAAAAGTTACACAAATGAGCAGTATGAATCAGAAAGGATTAAGGATTCTTCAATAAAATATCAAGAAGCAAACAGACATGCAATTACTCTTAGTTCGGCGTTTTCCCCGCTCATCCGTATGGTAATAGTTGCAGCCTTTATCTCTATGTTAATCGTTGGGGGGATTCAAACATTAGAAGGGCGCCTGGAGGTTGCCGCATACAGCGTCGTCGTCTTCTTGATTCAGCGGCTGTTATGGCCCCTGACGCGATTAGGAGAGACTTTTGACCACTACCAGCGTGTAATGGCCTCAACGGCACGTGTACTGGACCTATTGGACACTCCAAGAAGAATTGTATCGGGTAAAAAAAGGCTCGAGGCCGGTAAGATTAAGGGAGAAATTTTTTTTGATAATATTTCCTTTGGTTATAAAGGGAGATCTCTGATTCTTAAAGACTTCAGTGTTCGGATACATGCTGGACAAACTATTGCATTTGTCGGGACAACGGGTGCCGGAAAATCCACCTTGATTAAATTACTCCTGAGGTTCTATGATACCCAGGAGGGGAAAATCATTCTTGATGGTATAGATATTAAGGAGTTAAATCTCAAAGATTTGCGGTCCGGAATCGGATTGGTAAGTCAAGACACATTTCTTACCGACGGAACCATAAGAGAGAATATCGCATATGGAAAACCGGATACCCCGTTGAACCAAATTATTGATGCAGCAAAGTTAGCAGAGGTACATGAATTTTCCTGCAGCCTGCAGGACGGGTACGATACGCGTGTGGGAGAACGAGGGCAACAATTATCAGGAGGACAACGACAGAGAGTATCAATAGCAAGGGTGGTGTTGAAAAATCCTTCAATCCTGATATTTGATGAGGCAACATCCTCTGTTGATAATGAGACGGAGGGGGCAATACAGCGATCGCTCGAAAAACTAATGAATGGCAGGACTACCATAATTATTGCACACAGGCTCTCCACAATACGAAACGTAGACCGAATTTATCTCCTTGAAAACGGAAGGATAGCAGAACAGGGTGTCCATGAAGACTTAATAGCCTTGGATAATGGGAAGTATGCCGCACTCTGGAAACTTCAGACAGGTGAGGCCGGCACCGGGAGGGAGATAGCTGGTCGGTAA
- a CDS encoding carboxypeptidase regulatory-like domain-containing protein produces MIEQGAALMKYEKSFIVLFFIIASLATFSQTAFSIQGTLKGQVVDGFENELKDVVITIMKTKETTKSDENGQYEIRYTPGQIEISFKKEGYSIRKFSFNIHEASEIPMQKLNLWKLPESGGMFVVRRDDYKGIEYGEFFSERTDKEISFFVKGKTTKIVCPKESFEEGRVKMMLLDYSKDNPLVVGKKLYKIKVEDLIGSIEYKPRVWKFDDMDDKYMKISNDVGLRHVDLEPGKYFYCIGEITMRSKIGYGYIFEITESSLSDKGGK; encoded by the coding sequence ATGATCGAACAAGGAGCAGCACTTATGAAGTATGAAAAATCATTTATTGTTTTGTTTTTTATTATTGCCTCTCTGGCCACGTTTAGCCAGACAGCTTTTTCCATACAGGGGACCCTGAAGGGGCAGGTAGTAGACGGCTTTGAGAATGAGCTCAAGGATGTTGTCATCACGATAATGAAGACAAAGGAGACGACAAAGAGTGATGAAAACGGTCAATACGAGATACGGTACACTCCTGGACAAATCGAGATCTCTTTTAAGAAAGAGGGATACTCAATTCGAAAGTTCTCCTTTAACATTCATGAAGCATCTGAAATACCGATGCAAAAACTGAATCTCTGGAAGCTGCCCGAGTCCGGAGGGATGTTTGTGGTAAGAAGGGATGATTATAAGGGCATTGAATATGGAGAGTTTTTTTCCGAACGAACAGATAAAGAGATTAGTTTTTTCGTAAAGGGAAAAACTACAAAAATCGTTTGTCCGAAGGAATCGTTCGAAGAAGGCAGGGTGAAGATGATGTTGCTTGATTATTCAAAGGATAATCCTCTCGTGGTAGGCAAAAAGCTTTACAAGATCAAGGTGGAGGATCTTATTGGCAGCATAGAATACAAACCGAGGGTGTGGAAATTCGATGACATGGATGATAAATACATGAAAATTTCGAATGATGTTGGTTTGCGCCACGTTGATCTTGAGCCTGGCAAATATTTTTATTGTATTGGAGAGATTACTATGAGATCAAAGATTGGTTATGGGTATATCTTTGAGATTACGGAATCCAGTCTCTCGGATAAAGGTGGAAAATGA
- a CDS encoding NAD(P)H-hydrate dehydratase codes for MRRARSLPKLQSRGADTHKGDFGRVFVLAGSPGMTGAAYLCSKAALRSGSGLVTLGIPKSLNPIMEVKLTCVMTHPLPETKASTLSYKGREKILKLCKASDVVALGPGLSQDPETRDLILWLIASIDRTMVIDADGINALAGSIDTLKKIKKNVVLTPHPGEMSRLLHLDSTKDVQKDRLQVAARFVESMNSTLENGKSVTLVMKGNQTIVAGPDKICVNHTGNPGMATAGAGDVLSGIIVSLIGQGMDVFDAAQLGVYLHGLAGDIASNNKGEISMIASDILNYLPDAFLHYKREKK; via the coding sequence ATGCGTAGAGCCAGAAGTCTTCCTAAATTACAATCCAGAGGCGCAGATACCCACAAAGGAGATTTTGGACGGGTATTTGTGCTCGCAGGTTCTCCCGGCATGACCGGAGCTGCATATCTCTGCAGTAAAGCTGCATTGAGAAGTGGTTCCGGTTTGGTTACTCTCGGGATACCAAAAAGCCTCAATCCGATAATGGAAGTGAAACTGACCTGTGTGATGACGCATCCATTGCCGGAAACGAAGGCATCTACTTTATCCTATAAGGGGAGAGAAAAAATCCTGAAGCTTTGTAAAGCGAGTGATGTCGTAGCTTTGGGCCCTGGCCTTTCACAGGATCCTGAGACAAGGGACCTGATCCTGTGGTTAATAGCCTCTATAGATCGAACCATGGTAATTGACGCAGATGGTATTAACGCGCTTGCGGGGAGCATCGATACGTTAAAAAAGATAAAAAAAAATGTGGTCCTTACCCCTCATCCTGGAGAAATGTCACGTCTGCTGCATCTTGATTCCACAAAAGATGTTCAAAAAGACAGGCTTCAAGTAGCTGCTCGGTTCGTTGAATCCATGAACAGTACATTAGAAAATGGAAAAAGTGTTACTCTGGTAATGAAGGGAAATCAAACAATAGTTGCAGGTCCCGATAAGATCTGCGTAAATCATACCGGTAATCCAGGGATGGCAACGGCTGGTGCAGGGGACGTACTTTCCGGTATTATCGTATCCCTGATTGGGCAGGGAATGGACGTATTTGATGCTGCACAGCTGGGAGTTTATCTCCATGGGCTGGCGGGGGACATCGCATCGAATAATAAAGGAGAGATATCAATGATTGCATCAGATATACTGAATTATTTACCAGATGCGTTTTTGCACTATAAAAGGGAGAAAAAATAA